From Thiovulum sp. ES, a single genomic window includes:
- a CDS encoding ribosomal protein L1 (PFAM: Ribosomal protein L1p/L10e family~TIGRFAM: ribosomal protein L1, bacterial/chloroplast) has translation MAKKLSKRYKELKAKIDGEKTHSLEEASALVKDLKSTKFDETVEISMNLGVDPRHADQMIRGSVVLPHGTGKTIRIAVFARGAKADEAKNAGADIVGAEDLVADIKAGKIDFDIAVATPDTMGLVGQIGRILGPKGLMPNPKTGTVTMDVTGAINNLKAGQVNFRVDKKGNMHAGIAKVSFSKEAILENATDFIKAINKQKPASAKGKYIKNATISLTMSPAVKLDTAVISDIK, from the coding sequence TTGGCTAAAAAGTTAAGCAAAAGATATAAAGAGTTAAAAGCTAAAATTGATGGAGAGAAAACGCACTCTCTTGAAGAGGCATCTGCTCTTGTAAAAGATTTAAAATCTACAAAGTTTGATGAGACTGTTGAGATTTCTATGAACTTAGGAGTTGATCCTCGACATGCGGATCAAATGATTCGGGGTTCTGTTGTTCTACCACATGGAACAGGAAAAACAATCCGAATCGCTGTATTTGCAAGAGGTGCGAAAGCTGATGAGGCTAAAAATGCTGGTGCTGACATTGTTGGTGCTGAAGATTTAGTTGCTGACATTAAAGCTGGAAAAATTGATTTTGATATTGCTGTTGCTACTCCAGACACAATGGGACTTGTTGGACAAATTGGTCGGATTCTCGGGCCAAAAGGTTTAATGCCAAACCCTAAAACTGGAACTGTAACAATGGATGTTACTGGTGCAATCAACAATTTAAAAGCTGGTCAAGTAAATTTCCGAGTTGATAAAAAAGGAAATATGCATGCTGGTATTGCAAAAGTTAGTTTCTCAAAAGAGGCTATTCTTGAAAATGCAACTGATTTTATCAAAGCAATCAACAAACAAAAACCTGCATCGGCAAAAGGGAAATATATCAAAAATGCTACTATTTCTCTAACAATGAGTCCAGCAGTTAAACTTGATACAGCTGTAATTTCAGACATCAAGTAA